The window GCAGGAAGGAACTAggacccctcctgctcccagctTTGGTGTCAGGGGTGGGCCGTTCTGTgtcggaggtgggggggggggagtgccgcACTGcttttccccccccttccctcccccccttttaacactaatggcaagagggagttggcatccctcctgcttttttatcTGGGGGAGTGGGCGTGGcagagcagagcagggcaggcaggagagatcgcggCCTGGGGGAGTGtcgggcagatctctcttgcctgctctcagactcttctgctctctgctgccgttccccacagtgcaggcccaccttaaaaccacgggcttgcactgcagggaacggaggcagagagcaggagagtccgagagcaggcaagagagatctgggctgggctgagccctgacagcagtgacaggaggctgcttctcctgtcactactgtcagggtgtgcgcgtGAGCGGGAATCGCTCTGGCCATGGGTAGGGGGCGTGCTAAtgatcgtctccatttgcatgcaggcctttactgattcattcggccggcatgcaataggaaacggatcgtgcacggtttggaggtttaatgAATCCTGTCCAAAGTAAGCTATGCACTAGAATCTctcaaggcttttttttttcaccactgATTGGTATTTAAATATAGAGCTTGGCATTGTCATAAAAGGTTAATAGTTAAATGCTGAATCAGCTTTATATTGGAAATTTATTGTGGTTATTGCCAATAAAAGATtacaagaaaagaaagaggagcCCATGTGCAGGATAgtcaaaaaaaaacaagaaatgaGATTGGTAATGCTCTGTATCCAGATAACCTTTACTATCAATCTTGATTGCAGCAGTcagtaaatacacaatatcaaccacaATAGAAACAATTGGTGTGTaaaggacccaacaaggtccaAGTTTCGTCATGCAGTGCCTTAACCCATTTAAAGGGAAAATCTGGTGCAGTTCCTATTCTCTGTCCTTCGATAGTGTAATATTAAGAAGCTCAGACTTAGCCATATTATTATAAAATCCGGAAAATGAGCCATATTTGGTAAGTTCCTTCATAACTAGGGGTAATGACACCCCAGATGTaatgaaaataaaaagaagaTCAGCAGCAAACAGGTTTAATTTGTAGTCCTGCTCCCCATCATAATTCCTGTAATTCCCATGTTAGCTCGCACCTGCAGAGATGCTTAATCACCAAAGCAAGTAACACAGGTGAGAGGGGACATCCCCCCAAAAGAACTGAAAGGGCTCAGAATATGATCTATTAACCTTAACACAACCTATATAGGGTCATTATAGAGTGCCCTAATCCACCCCAACAGTTGAGGTTCTAGACCAATCCGCTCCAAAACCTTAAACATGAAAGGCCAAGAGACCTAATCAAAAGCCTTTTCCGCATCAATTGAAAGGAAAAGCACCTCCTCTCCCAACCGTAGAGCTCACTTCTTCAAGTTGATCACCTGCCTGATATTGTCCCTCACCACAAAGTTCGAAGACTGATCCGGGTTAACCAAGCGAGAAACTCAAGAAATCAAGTCCGCTTTAGTTGGCGCTTCCATATTGCCATCCACAATCTGAGAATCCTCAACAGTATACTAGACAAGGATAACAGTGTAGCCACGAAGGATCGCCATCCAACACTGCCCAGTGCTCCCGCACCATGTGGTGGCCAGGCCAAGATCTTCTCCATCATGTGACCAGCTAGTTTCTCAGTCTCTGCTTTCCGTTTTAAGGACATGTTAATCGCAACCTCTCCAACCACAAGATGCACACTTCTGAGCGTGGACATCCTTTAATACCAATATGCCATCACTGGGAAGAGAGGTACGTTTAGTCAACTGTGCCACCAGATAATCCACTTTTGGTGGAATAAAGAGCTGGTTAAATTCAGCATTTTCTAAAAGATTTTCGAGAACTGCAATGATTTTATGATGTTTATTTTCTGATATACTTCAATAAACAGATTGAACTTAAAAAGCAAGCAGTGTGTAGAAGAGGACTGTGGAGACCCTATCTTTAATTCCTGGAGGGATTCCAGGATCACCTGCAAATGAACTGAAGGCTTGAACAGCCCTGCATAGTTGGGTCCTCTCCTAGATTAGGGGCCTCCACCAGATCCGGATCTGGTCCCCCTAGAGACgaagcagctggttttaagaaaggtttggacaagttcctggaggaaaagtccatagtctgttattgagagagatatgggggaagccaatgcttgccctttatcggtagtatggaatattgctactccttgagttctgtccaggtacaagtgacctaaattggccaccgtgagaacgggttactgggcttaatggaccattggtctgacacagtaaggctattcttatgttcttaagtcctgCTACTGGGAGAGTAAAGGCACTGAAAAagagccctctccagcccagtcTTCCCAGACTGGACATTCCCATCTTGTGCATGGCACTGTCGATGGGGAACTATActctttaaaggggggggggggtgctggtacCAGCATGGCCGCAATCTCAGAGGATTCCATGTTTGCCCTTATTAATCCTGGAAGCTTCAGTCATCATACTGATTAGTTGATCACGTTTTCTAGATGCCCAtttaagataaatttgcatgcactacctcagACTAGATGTGTCTTGAAGACTGGATTGAGAGCCCCTGATTTATACATACAAAGCAAGTGGTCAAGAGACAAAAGTGTGTTATGCAAAACACAGGTAGATGTTAGCAATGCTGCAGATTTGTGCAATTTATGAACCTATGTCTAAACAGGTAAACTGCAGGAGACCAACACAgaccaggagaaaaaaaaatggcaagcTTAAATCAAATGGCAAGCTTAAATAATCTTCATGTTAGTCTAGGCCAGTGTTCCCTATAAGCTTTATGTGTATGCGAGTACAAAAGCCAAAACCAAAGACCAAGGATCCACAAAAGTCAAACACCAGCAAACAAACACAGTGTAACTGATGATATGGATGAAGCCAATTTATTCAAAGAAAAATAAGGTTCAAGAAGAACAACAGCATTGCATCTACACTTCTTGGCCATTTTATATGAAAACCCTTTTTTAATACCTTTGTGAAGGTCCCTGCGGAAGGCATTCTATTGCTGAAACATGCAGCTTGTTGGGTCCCCCCGGGACTCTATTCTCCTTTGGACTGTGCAGGATTCCTCTCAAACTTTATTTTTCCTTGAATAAATTGGTTTCATccagatcatcagttccactgtGGATGCGAGTACACAAGTCAGAAAGGGAGTGTACATGCCTAGCAATTGTATACACAAAAATTTTGCTGGCTTTCTTTACTGTGAATATAGGCTATACTACACATATCGAGTCAAGGCCGGAAACGTGCACACAATGTTTTTCATTCACACATGGGCCAGCAAAAATTAGAGAACATTGGTCCCACCCCCACTTTGATAATATGGTAAATTAAAATAAAGCTAATTTTATGAGGTTGAGACCTATATCATATGTAATGGAGGAGAAGTCTCCAGCACCAGGGAAGAACAGAATCCACCATTTCCTACTGTAGCCACATATGACTTCATGATAAAGATGGCATGCCATGGAGGATGGAATCCGACTGACAGCTCAGAAAGAGTGTGTCAAATGCAAGTAACAGCACCATTAATTTAATTTTTGCCAAGTAAAACCAGATGCAGTGCTCTTCAAGTGGCACAAACTATTTACAACTATAGGATCTGTTTTCCATTTCAaggcttttttttatattttaaaactaCAAAAGAAATACCCTACAAAAATAATTAAGATAGTTTTCCCATAATTTCAGGTAAAATTAGTAAATCCAGACACCAGTAGTCAATGGCTAAAAATAGCTGTTAATTTCTACACTGTAACCACTTCTCCCTCATCCAGCCCCAACATAAAAGTCATTTTTTAATATATCTGATAAAAGGTGATATCAATAAGTGATAGATGGCACAGTTAAAACTTTATCACCCCCTGCAGTTAGTACGTCAGTGCAAAAATCTAAACACTTGGTTAAAAATTTCTTAGAAACCTAATTAAACAGAATtagaagaatttaaaaaatatcttacAACCATACTAGGATCTGAAATCCCAATTTATAAATGGCCCCTATAGCTTGTGCTAaatttaaacatttataaattCAGATTTTAAAAATGGCTCAGCAAAGAACAAGACAGTCTATACActagattttgtatttttttctctctttcacatCATTCCCTTGTAAAAGCTTTTCTTTGGTTGGCTTTTACAATATCATCTGGAGAAGGTGTTTTAAAATCAAATGGTATTAGGGATATGAGAGAATTCTTGTCCGTGGTTTCTGCTCCCTGCACTTGGCTACTGTACATAAGGGTCTCATGAATATCAAAGGGGTTCCTACTGCAGTATCTCGGGGTGTAACAGAAGCAGAGGGTTAAAGCAAAAGCTGATGGCTTGGCAGTAAGTGGGGCCCTGGTCCACGAAACGTGTGGAGTTTGCTTTCGAAAAGTATGCATTTTATTGCACAGCTTGCTCTCCTTAGAGGATCTGCTGTGTATTTTTTGCTTTGAACTTAAACTCTTAGATGGAGGATTGAGCATGCTTGACAGGTCCAACAAAGGCTCTGGATTTTTGATAAGGACACTCAGGTCAATATTAGAATCAACCTCCACAGCAGGCTGAAATTCCACTGCACTGGATACACGAGAGTCTCCCATTTTACCACAGCCTTCAGCAATTAAATCAGAGCGCAAAAAATGTCTAGTCTGCCTGTCTGCTGGTGATGACAGAGAATCAGTTAACTCTGGCATCTCACATGATGTCTGGGACTTTCTGGCTAGTCGTGACAGTGGTACTACAGATTCTAGCCCCTCTTCTAATGGCTGGTCCTGAAGATCACACTTCAGGGTAGAGGAAGCTTGTGAGTTAACCCATTTGTGTTCCTGAATTAGGTCAGCCAGTGAGGGGCTTCCATATTTTGAAACCTGAAAGCTCTCCTTTTCTGAAGGCATATCACCCTGGGAACTTTGAAGAACTGAGTGGAGGCTTCCAAAGAGTTCAGTGTCTCCACATGGACTGTGGCTTGCTTGGTTATCAAATGTCATATTTTCTAAGCAGCTTGTTAAGCAAGTATTTCTTGTATTCATAAAGCTGCTCCACCCAGCACCATTTTGTGCACCAAGTGATTTACAAATGTGCTGTTGTTGGGGCAAATTTTCAGGCACCTTTGCCTCTATTAATGCAGGAACCAGATGAATATCACTATCAGGGTTCAGAAATGAACCTAGTGGGCTGGTGGTATTTACATGTGATCCAGTCTTCTGCTTGTTGCTAGGACAGTAAAACGATTGTTTTGGTATGTTACTCATAAGGGCAGATAATGGTAATACTTCTGTCCCTTTCAAACAAAAACCTAAGCTTGTCTGGGTTTCCAAAGGAATGTTAATTTTGGTGGTCCCAAAATGCATTTTGTTTCTCGACTCAGCAGCAACAGTGGACACTGTTTCCACTTTGGCTATCAGGTCACCAAGACCAAGGGATGTATCGGTATCATGTGAAATGTTTTTGGGTAGATTGGACCAATTGCATACATTAGATACCCCTTCCACAGAACAAGATAAGGCTCCTTACCTTACGATAACCAGCAAGTTTCAAATGGATACGCAGGCATGAGGAAACAAAATTCCAACATGGGTAGAAGATAAAATCAGCAACCATGgatcaaaaaaaaaagagagaaaaaaaggcattTAATCACTAAATGTTACTGAAATTATTTTACAAAACAGGCAAAACAGCACTGCAAGTATAATCTATGAAGACTGTATATTAGAATGTCAAACTGTACAGCAGACTCCCAGTTATTAGACATCcttggggattggtagatgccggataatggaagattaggtttataccttcaataatctttctgttagtccctggaggattccatatgctaggtgttcaatcccaaccctgcgagttgcagaaatccacaacttttctgagcacatgctccacccccttagtcTGAGAGCTAggaaacatatccagttaagtcccaaagccaagcaacatacctgaacaaatccatgacaagggggtACAGGGAAGAATCCCCATCAACATAAATAACTCATAATTGGTTTGCTTTGCAAAATTCTAACAAGTGATAAACAGGtgcaaaggcaactcagaaaaacattgagaAACACTGTAGAACAAATCTGTTGTATGCAACAAGCACCCCAAGAAAAAGCGTTCGGTAAAACGCATACTCACAGAAACTTCCCACAGTATCTTGCAACTGgctgtggtatatattagttgtatatgaatttgggaggggggtgggggttaaatcttcttggtgtatgatattgaatttttcaagtgatgttgtattatatttggtcgatatttactgtacacttgatgtaagtttaaaaatgaataaagaaattataaaaaaaaaaaaaagaaaatcttcaAACCAGCAAGGAGAGTAACTGAGGCAGAATGAAGCAGGCTACTCCAAACAATTGAGTGAACAT is drawn from Geotrypetes seraphini chromosome 3, aGeoSer1.1, whole genome shotgun sequence and contains these coding sequences:
- the HBS1L gene encoding HBS1-like protein isoform X3, with the protein product MARHRNVRGYNYDEDFDDDDLYGQSVEDDYCISPATAAQFIYSKREKPTTFAEPLEEEFGDEEEPGDCDTSDPSLSGPDQARLYSCLDHMREVLGDSVAEQEMIQAVLSSKFDVSQALDLVLTRNDKQNMKTASSGKSAKGALSCSVEGVSNVCNWSNLPKNISHDTDTSLGLGDLIAKVETVSTVAAESRNKMHFGTTKINIPLETQTSLGFCLKGTEVLPLSALMSNIPKQSFYCPSNKQKTGSHVNTTSPLGSFLNPDSDIHLVPALIEAKVPENLPQQQHICKSLGAQNGAGWSSFMNTRNTCLTSCLENMTFDNQASHSPCGDTELFGSLHSVLQSSQGDMPSEKESFQVSKYGSPSLADLIQEHKWVNSQASSTLKCDLQDQPLEEGLESVVPLSRLARKSQTSCEMPELTDSLSSPADRQTRHFLRSDLIAEGCGKMGDSRVSSAVEFQPAVEVDSNIDLSVLIKNPEPLLDLSSMLNPPSKSLSSKQKIHSRSSKESKLCNKMHTFRKQTPHVSWTRAPLTAKPSAFALTLCFCYTPRYCSRNPFDIHETLMYSSQVQGAETTDKNSLISLIPFDFKTPSPDDIVKANQRKAFTRE